TTCAGGAGACAACTTCATGCAAATCACCGGTATGTTGCACGGCGCGCGCCTGCTGCAATTCGTCGGATTTCCGGCGAGTGAGATCCTCGGCCCGAGCGCGAGCGAAGAGGAAGTCAAGGCGCTGATCGACCGTCATCGCCAGATCTTCATCAAGCCCGTCTTCAAGGGGGGAGTCGGCAAGAAGGGCAAGGCAGGTTTGCTTGGCCGCGCGACCGACCTGAAGACCGCGCTCGCGGAAAAGGAGCGGCTCTACTTCGCCGAGCATACCGTCGGCCACATCAAGGCGAAGGCGAATGGCGTCACCTTCGAAGCCGGTGTGCCGGCCACGCACGAAGTCTACTTCTCGATTACGGATTCCACCCGCTTTCGTGCGCCGACCATGACGCTTTCGCATGTGGGCGGCATGGACATCGAGGAAGTCGACCCGAAGCAGGTGGCGATGGTGCCGTTCGATGCGCTGACCGGGCTGAAGGCGTTCGTCGTAGCGAATGCACTGAGCGAGATCGGCGCGCCGAAGGAGATCATTTCGCCGCTCGTGCAGCAGTTGCCGAAACTCTGGGAGCTCTTTCACGACTTCGGCATGACGACGCTGGAGTTGAATCCGATCCGCATGCGCGAGGACAGGCACGGTCGCCTTACGCCGGTTGCGTGCGACTTCAAGTGCGGCTTCGATCGCGACGATCCGCGCTGGGCGCGTCTTGGCCTGCCGCCTCATCTGTTCGCCGCCGATTACTCGGATTTTGAGCAGGAGATCAACCAGCTTCGCACCCATCAGGGCCAGAGCGACGTGTATGTCATCAACGAGAAGGGCACGATCCTGGCCCCGACCTTCGGCGGCGGCGCCAACTCGCTGGTCACCGAAATGCTGGGCGACGCCGCGATCATCTCGTCGGATTTCGGCGGCAATCCGCCTTACGCGAAGATGAAGGAAGTGGCGCGCATCTGTTTCAGGCACTGGCTCGGACAGGCGAACGTGCTCTTCATCATCGGCGGCAAGTCAAATAACACGGACATCTACGAGACGCTGCGCGCCATGGCCGACGCCCTGCGCGAGCACTTCAGCGAGCACGGACCGACACCGCTTTATGTCGTGCTGGGCCGTGGAGGTCCGAACCTCGTGCGGGGCATGTCGGCGCTGAGGGACACATGCGACTCGCTGGGCCTGCCTTACCGGCTGTTCGGCTTCGACTCTGACATCAGCGAAGTGATCCAGTACGCACGCCAGGCGGACGCCTGGATGCGCGCCGGTGGCCGCACCGAGATCGCAGCA
Above is a window of Paraburkholderia sprentiae WSM5005 DNA encoding:
- a CDS encoding ATP-grasp domain-containing protein, translating into MQITGMLHGARLLQFVGFPASEILGPSASEEEVKALIDRHRQIFIKPVFKGGVGKKGKAGLLGRATDLKTALAEKERLYFAEHTVGHIKAKANGVTFEAGVPATHEVYFSITDSTRFRAPTMTLSHVGGMDIEEVDPKQVAMVPFDALTGLKAFVVANALSEIGAPKEIISPLVQQLPKLWELFHDFGMTTLELNPIRMREDRHGRLTPVACDFKCGFDRDDPRWARLGLPPHLFAADYSDFEQEINQLRTHQGQSDVYVINEKGTILAPTFGGGANSLVTEMLGDAAIISSDFGGNPPYAKMKEVARICFRHWLGQANVLFIIGGKSNNTDIYETLRAMADALREHFSEHGPTPLYVVLGRGGPNLVRGMSALRDTCDSLGLPYRLFGFDSDISEVIQYARQADAWMRAGGRTEIAARIGASPRQTETARA